From the Micromonospora sediminicola genome, one window contains:
- a CDS encoding DNA polymerase domain-containing protein has protein sequence MWGVATTAAEELRVGERLVRVSSPDKPYFPERGLTKLDVVRYFLAVGDGILRALRDRPTMLERWPRGVFEGAKVATRQTNKGDAFYQKRLPAGAPDWVRTAHITFPSGRTADEVAPSELAVVIWAANLGTLRFHPWPVSKADVERPDQLRIDLDPMPGVDFAQVVPVAHEVRAFLAELGMEGFPKTTGGRGIHVYLSIEPRWSFGECRRAVLALGREMQRRLPDLVTTTWWRDQRDRPVFVDYNQMARDHTMTSAYSIRPTPRALVSAPLDWAELDDARPEDFDVVSMPARFAERGDPHAGLDTRRYSLERLLELADREGLESPPER, from the coding sequence GTGTGGGGCGTGGCGACCACGGCGGCCGAGGAACTCCGGGTGGGGGAGCGGCTGGTCCGCGTCTCCAGCCCCGACAAGCCCTACTTTCCCGAGCGCGGGCTGACCAAGCTGGACGTCGTGCGCTACTTCCTGGCCGTCGGTGACGGCATCCTGCGCGCGCTGCGGGACCGGCCGACCATGCTGGAACGCTGGCCGCGCGGGGTGTTCGAGGGCGCGAAGGTGGCCACCCGGCAGACGAACAAGGGCGACGCGTTCTACCAGAAGCGGCTGCCGGCGGGCGCGCCCGACTGGGTGCGCACCGCGCACATCACGTTCCCCAGCGGCCGGACCGCCGACGAGGTGGCCCCGAGCGAGCTGGCCGTGGTGATCTGGGCGGCCAACCTGGGCACGCTGCGGTTCCACCCCTGGCCGGTGTCGAAGGCCGACGTCGAGCGCCCCGACCAGCTGCGCATCGACCTCGACCCGATGCCGGGGGTGGACTTCGCGCAGGTGGTGCCGGTGGCCCACGAGGTGCGGGCGTTCCTCGCCGAGCTGGGCATGGAGGGCTTCCCGAAGACCACCGGCGGTCGTGGCATCCACGTCTACCTGTCGATCGAGCCGCGCTGGAGCTTCGGGGAGTGCCGGCGGGCGGTGCTGGCGCTCGGCCGGGAGATGCAGCGCCGGCTGCCCGACCTGGTCACCACCACCTGGTGGCGGGACCAACGCGACCGGCCGGTCTTCGTCGACTACAACCAGATGGCCCGCGACCACACCATGACCTCGGCGTACTCGATCCGGCCGACGCCGCGGGCGCTGGTCTCGGCGCCGCTGGACTGGGCCGAGCTGGACGACGCCCGCCCGGAGGACTTCGACGTGGTGAGCATGCCGGCCCGGTTCGCCGAGCGGGGCGACCCGCACGCCGGCCTGGACACACGGCGATATTCCCTGGAACGCCTGCTGGAGCTGGCCGATCGCGAGGGCCTGGAGTCCCCGCCGGAGCGTTGA
- a CDS encoding Lrp/AsnC family transcriptional regulator, producing the protein MSQETGTTPGGAGGTGRSVGPLDEVDRRILRELVADARLSIRTLAERVHVSRTNAYARVERLLRDGVLTGFTARVAPEPAGLGTSAYIALTIEQNTWREVSAELAQVRYIEHAALLSGEHDVLALVRAPDNATLRDVVLDRVQSIAGVLSTRTWLVFEEFDGTLSPWA; encoded by the coding sequence GTGAGCCAGGAGACCGGCACCACACCGGGCGGGGCGGGCGGAACGGGACGTTCGGTCGGGCCGCTCGACGAGGTCGACCGGCGGATCCTGCGGGAGCTGGTCGCCGACGCCCGGCTGTCCATCCGGACGCTCGCCGAACGGGTGCACGTCTCGCGCACCAACGCGTACGCCCGGGTGGAGCGGCTGCTGCGCGACGGCGTGCTCACCGGCTTCACCGCGCGGGTCGCCCCGGAGCCGGCCGGCCTGGGCACGTCGGCCTACATCGCGTTGACCATCGAGCAGAACACCTGGCGGGAGGTCTCCGCCGAGCTGGCCCAGGTGCGTTACATCGAGCACGCGGCGCTGCTCAGCGGTGAGCACGACGTGCTGGCACTGGTGCGCGCGCCGGACAACGCCACGCTGCGCGACGTGGTGCTGGACCGGGTGCAGAGCATCGCCGGGGTGCTCTCCACTCGCACCTGGCTGGTCTTCGAGGAGTTCGACGGCACGCTGAGCCCCTGGGCCTGA
- the pdhA gene encoding pyruvate dehydrogenase (acetyl-transferring) E1 component subunit alpha, translating to MGPPHVQEVPAVTTTPQAVRRASPRTRRPATPAAPDPTAGLLPQSEPVRLLNPDGTPLPPRDDYPEPPVETLREMYRRMVVGRRFDTQATALTKQGRLAVYPSARGQEACQVGGVLALRDTDWVFPTYRESMALTARGLDPVEVLTLLRGDWHCGYDPAVTRTAPQCTPLATQSVHAAGLAYGESYQGRDTVALTFIGDGATSEGDFHEGVNFAAVFKAPVVYLVQNNKYAISVPLSRQTAAPTLAYKGVGYGVPSEQVDGNDPVAVLAVLNRAVAHARAGKGPYLIEAHTYRMEPHTNADDQTRYRDAEEVEAWRDRDPIARLEAYLRARGVLDDAAVAAVAQEAEEYAAALRRRMDAQPTVDPLSLFDHVYAEPTPQLVEQRELVRAELEAARDEEGNA from the coding sequence ATAGGGCCACCACACGTCCAGGAGGTCCCCGCCGTGACGACCACACCCCAGGCGGTCCGCAGGGCATCCCCGCGCACCCGCCGGCCGGCCACCCCGGCCGCTCCCGACCCGACGGCCGGCCTGCTGCCGCAGTCCGAGCCGGTCCGGCTGCTGAATCCGGACGGCACTCCGCTGCCGCCCCGCGACGACTACCCCGAGCCGCCGGTCGAGACGCTGCGCGAGATGTACCGCCGCATGGTCGTCGGCCGCCGCTTCGACACCCAGGCCACCGCGCTGACCAAGCAGGGCCGGCTCGCCGTCTACCCGTCCGCCCGGGGCCAGGAGGCCTGCCAGGTCGGCGGCGTGCTGGCGCTGCGCGACACCGACTGGGTCTTCCCGACCTACCGGGAGTCGATGGCGCTGACCGCCCGCGGCCTCGACCCGGTCGAGGTGCTCACCCTGCTGCGCGGCGACTGGCACTGCGGGTACGACCCGGCCGTCACCCGCACCGCGCCCCAGTGCACCCCCCTCGCGACCCAGTCCGTGCACGCCGCCGGCCTCGCCTACGGCGAGTCGTACCAGGGGCGGGACACCGTCGCGCTGACGTTCATCGGCGACGGCGCCACCAGCGAGGGCGACTTCCACGAGGGCGTCAACTTCGCCGCCGTGTTCAAGGCCCCGGTGGTCTACCTGGTGCAGAACAACAAGTACGCGATCAGCGTGCCGCTGTCCCGGCAGACTGCCGCGCCGACCCTGGCCTACAAGGGCGTCGGCTACGGCGTGCCCAGCGAGCAGGTCGACGGCAACGACCCGGTGGCCGTCCTCGCGGTGCTGAACCGCGCCGTCGCGCACGCCCGCGCCGGCAAGGGCCCGTACCTGATCGAGGCGCACACCTACCGGATGGAGCCGCACACCAACGCGGACGACCAGACCCGCTACCGGGACGCCGAGGAGGTCGAGGCGTGGCGCGACCGCGATCCGATCGCCCGCCTGGAGGCCTACCTGCGAGCCCGCGGCGTGCTGGACGACGCGGCCGTCGCGGCCGTCGCGCAGGAGGCCGAGGAGTACGCCGCAGCGCTGCGCCGCCGGATGGACGCCCAGCCCACCGTCGACCCGCTGAGCCTGTTCGACCACGTCTACGCCGAGCCGACACCGCAGCTGGTCGAGCAGCGTGAACTGGTCCGGGCCGAGCTGGAAGCGGCCCGCGACGAGGAGGGGAACGCCTGA
- a CDS encoding alpha-ketoacid dehydrogenase subunit beta — protein MATMTMAKALNAALADAMLDDERVVVFGEDVGQLGGVFRITDGLQARFGDKRCFDTPLAEAGIVGFAVGLAMSGLRPVVEMQFDAFAYPAFEQIASHVAKLRNRTRGALSVPIVIRVPYAGGIGGVEHHCDSSEAYYAHTPGLKVVTPATVEDAYSLLRAAIDDPDPVVFLEPKKLYFGSGEAELPARTAPIGTAVVRRPGTDATLVAYGPAVPVALAAAEAAREEGWDLEVVDVRSIVPFDDATVTASVRRTGRCVVIQEAQGFAGVGAEIAARVQERCFHALHAPVLRVSGLDIPYPAPMLEHTHLPSVDRVLDTVARLQWDDQPDTRWVAA, from the coding sequence ATGGCCACCATGACCATGGCGAAGGCGCTCAACGCCGCGCTCGCCGACGCGATGCTCGACGACGAGCGGGTGGTCGTCTTCGGCGAGGACGTCGGCCAGCTCGGCGGCGTCTTCCGGATCACCGACGGGTTGCAGGCCCGCTTCGGCGACAAGCGCTGCTTCGACACCCCGCTCGCCGAGGCGGGCATCGTCGGCTTCGCCGTCGGCCTGGCCATGTCCGGGCTGCGGCCGGTGGTCGAGATGCAGTTCGACGCGTTCGCGTACCCGGCGTTCGAGCAGATCGCCTCGCACGTGGCGAAGCTGCGCAACCGCACCCGCGGCGCGCTCAGCGTGCCGATCGTGATCCGGGTCCCCTACGCCGGCGGCATCGGCGGCGTCGAGCACCACTGCGACTCCTCCGAGGCCTACTACGCGCACACCCCGGGGCTGAAGGTCGTCACCCCGGCCACCGTCGAGGACGCGTACTCCCTGCTGCGCGCCGCGATCGACGACCCGGACCCGGTCGTGTTCCTGGAGCCGAAGAAGCTCTACTTCGGAAGCGGCGAGGCCGAGCTGCCGGCGCGCACCGCGCCGATCGGCACCGCCGTCGTGCGCCGCCCCGGCACCGACGCCACGCTCGTCGCGTACGGGCCGGCGGTGCCGGTGGCGCTGGCCGCGGCCGAGGCGGCCCGGGAGGAGGGCTGGGATCTGGAGGTGGTCGACGTGCGCAGCATCGTGCCGTTCGACGACGCCACCGTCACCGCCTCGGTACGCCGCACCGGACGGTGCGTGGTGATCCAGGAGGCGCAGGGCTTCGCCGGCGTCGGCGCCGAGATCGCCGCCCGGGTGCAGGAGCGCTGCTTCCACGCGCTGCACGCCCCGGTGCTGCGGGTGTCCGGGCTGGACATCCCCTACCCGGCGCCGATGCTGGAGCACACCCACCTGCCGTCGGTCGACCGGGTGCTGGACACCGTCGCCCGGCTGCAGTGGGACGACCAGCCCGACACCCGGTGGGTGGCGGCATGA
- a CDS encoding dihydrolipoamide acetyltransferase family protein: MGGGMSERTAVGTRDFLLPDLGEGLSEAEIVEWRVAVGDVVTVDQSVVEVETAKAVVDVPCPYPGRVVALHGAAGEVRPVGQPLITIAPLDGADAPDPHATYREEERAGSGNVLIGYGTGHGGPGRRRRRPRLAVAPEPAPTAPAAVPAGPAAPTGRAVPGASSTPTGSLAAADREPEPAPAGGPAAAPLVISPIVRRLAKEHGIDLASVRGTGPGGVIRRVDVEAARTAPAARLAAVPDAPDAHVGLAPTGDGDVVVPLTGIRKVIADKLSRSRREIPEVTIWVDVDATGLLETRAAINAASPDAPVSILALLARICLSGLRRYPQLNARVDTEGQRIVQSAGVHLGIAAQTDRGLVVPVLRDAQRLTTRELAAALAETTASARAGTLPPARLSGGTFTLNNYGVFGVDGSTPIINHPEAALLGVGRIVDKPWVVDGQLAVRKVTQLSLTFDHRVCDGGVAGGFLRHVADCVEQPALLVANV; this comes from the coding sequence GTGGGTGGCGGCATGAGCGAACGCACCGCTGTCGGTACACGCGACTTCCTCCTGCCGGACCTGGGGGAAGGGCTGAGCGAGGCGGAGATCGTCGAGTGGCGGGTCGCCGTCGGTGACGTGGTCACCGTGGACCAGAGCGTGGTCGAGGTGGAGACCGCCAAGGCCGTCGTCGACGTGCCCTGCCCGTACCCGGGCCGGGTGGTGGCCCTGCACGGCGCGGCGGGCGAGGTCCGCCCGGTCGGCCAGCCGCTGATCACCATCGCGCCGCTCGACGGCGCGGACGCCCCGGACCCGCACGCCACCTACCGCGAGGAGGAGCGGGCCGGCTCCGGCAACGTCCTGATCGGGTACGGCACCGGCCACGGCGGCCCGGGTCGGCGGCGACGTCGGCCCCGCCTCGCGGTGGCTCCCGAGCCCGCCCCGACGGCCCCCGCGGCCGTCCCGGCCGGCCCTGCGGCCCCGACGGGTCGCGCGGTCCCGGGTGCCTCGTCGACGCCGACCGGCTCGCTCGCGGCCGCGGACCGGGAGCCCGAACCGGCGCCGGCCGGTGGACCGGCGGCGGCGCCGCTGGTCATCTCGCCGATCGTGCGGCGGCTGGCGAAGGAGCACGGGATCGACCTGGCGTCGGTGCGCGGCACCGGCCCGGGCGGCGTGATCCGCCGGGTCGACGTGGAGGCGGCCCGGACCGCACCGGCCGCCCGGTTGGCGGCCGTGCCGGACGCCCCGGACGCGCACGTCGGGCTCGCCCCGACCGGCGACGGCGACGTGGTCGTCCCGCTCACCGGCATCCGCAAGGTGATCGCCGACAAGCTCTCCCGCAGCCGGCGGGAGATCCCCGAGGTGACCATCTGGGTGGACGTGGACGCCACCGGGCTGCTGGAGACCCGGGCCGCGATCAACGCCGCCTCCCCGGACGCGCCGGTGAGCATCCTGGCCCTGCTGGCCCGGATCTGCCTCAGTGGGCTGCGGCGGTACCCGCAGCTCAACGCGCGGGTCGACACCGAGGGTCAGCGGATCGTCCAGTCCGCCGGCGTGCACCTGGGCATCGCGGCGCAGACCGACCGCGGGCTGGTGGTGCCGGTGCTGCGCGACGCCCAGCGGCTGACCACCCGGGAGCTGGCCGCCGCGCTCGCCGAGACCACCGCGTCGGCCCGGGCCGGCACGCTGCCCCCGGCGCGGCTGAGCGGCGGCACGTTCACGCTCAACAACTACGGCGTCTTCGGGGTGGACGGTTCCACGCCGATCATCAACCACCCGGAGGCGGCGCTGCTCGGCGTCGGCCGGATCGTGGACAAGCCCTGGGTGGTGGACGGGCAGCTCGCCGTCCGCAAGGTGACCCAGCTCAGCCTCACCTTCGACCACCGGGTCTGCGACGGTGGGGTGGCCGGCGGGTTCCTGCGCCACGTGGCCGACTGCGTCGAGCAGCCGGCCCTGCTGGTCGCCAACGTCTGA
- a CDS encoding L,D-transpeptidase, which translates to MFVRRRLTLFAMTVAVAPLAVGACTAGPKSVARKAEAAPPSVAVTPVDRARDVPISAEVGTKVSNGRVTAVKLTDDKGRPVPAQPREDGSGWVPDRPLANSRAYTAEVTVTGDSGKTTTRKTTFTTMAKSTKPAVTSELYFRDNQTYGTAMPVVLGFDPPIPEQARADVQRRLFVKTDPPQPGTWSWVADGKQAEYRAPDRWKPGTKISVRSALEGLPIGKEAVGDADRVASAKVGRQVSLDIDNTTKQMAVYQDGKLLKKVPVSLGKPSTPSSSGTMVIMEKHEHTTFDTRGEPDGGYVVDVDDAQRLTWGGEFIHSAPWSEGEQGFNNTSHGCTNVSATAADWLMGITQVGDLVTVKGTEVQLQQGNGFTAWNVGWNEFAKGSALPVPAGLKPTQSPTPHPGAVAGGSSPAPAPSRSNSGG; encoded by the coding sequence ATGTTTGTGAGGCGACGACTGACGCTTTTCGCGATGACTGTCGCAGTCGCGCCACTGGCGGTCGGCGCGTGCACCGCCGGCCCGAAGTCGGTGGCGCGCAAGGCCGAGGCGGCCCCGCCGTCGGTGGCCGTGACACCGGTCGACCGGGCCCGGGACGTGCCGATCAGCGCGGAGGTGGGCACGAAGGTCAGCAACGGCAGGGTGACCGCCGTGAAGCTCACCGACGACAAGGGCCGCCCGGTGCCGGCGCAACCGCGCGAGGACGGTTCCGGCTGGGTGCCGGACCGCCCGTTGGCGAATTCGCGGGCGTACACGGCCGAGGTGACCGTGACCGGCGATTCCGGAAAGACCACCACGCGCAAGACGACGTTCACGACGATGGCCAAATCCACCAAACCGGCCGTCACCAGCGAATTGTATTTCCGGGACAACCAGACGTACGGGACGGCGATGCCGGTGGTGCTCGGTTTCGACCCGCCGATCCCGGAGCAGGCCCGTGCGGACGTGCAGCGGCGGCTGTTCGTCAAGACCGACCCGCCGCAGCCGGGCACCTGGTCCTGGGTCGCCGACGGCAAGCAGGCCGAGTACCGGGCGCCCGACCGGTGGAAGCCGGGTACGAAGATCAGCGTGCGCAGCGCGCTGGAGGGGCTGCCCATCGGCAAGGAGGCGGTGGGCGACGCGGACCGGGTGGCGTCGGCCAAGGTGGGGCGGCAGGTGTCGCTGGACATCGACAACACCACCAAGCAGATGGCCGTCTACCAGGACGGCAAGCTGCTCAAGAAGGTCCCGGTCAGCCTCGGCAAGCCGAGCACGCCGAGTTCCAGCGGCACCATGGTGATCATGGAGAAGCACGAGCACACCACGTTCGACACCCGGGGTGAGCCGGACGGCGGCTACGTGGTCGACGTGGACGACGCCCAGCGACTGACCTGGGGCGGCGAGTTCATCCACTCGGCGCCGTGGTCGGAGGGGGAGCAGGGCTTCAACAACACCTCGCACGGCTGCACCAACGTCTCGGCCACCGCCGCGGACTGGCTGATGGGCATCACCCAGGTCGGTGACCTGGTGACCGTCAAGGGCACCGAGGTGCAGCTCCAGCAGGGCAACGGCTTCACCGCCTGGAACGTCGGGTGGAACGAGTTCGCCAAGGGCAGCGCGCTGCCCGTACCGGCGGGCCTGAAGCCCACGCAGAGTCCGACGCCGCACCCGGGCGCGGTGGCCGGCGGGTCGTCGCCCGCCCCGGCCCCGAGCCGGAGCAACAGCGGCGGCTGA
- a CDS encoding SMP-30/gluconolactonase/LRE family protein yields the protein MAVSVPRPRAPLLIRPVREPATVPPPLDGPWAPGDTRLDRADLLPLPAGGHGPEDVVVDGEGRAISGDEDGRLWWWPADAPAGTRPTLLAETGGRPLGIELDPVDGGLLVCDAYRGLLRVDPAGAVHELTGSGPPVHLADNAAVARDGTVYFTDSSDRFPLSQWKRDLLEHRPNGRVLAYDRRSGRTDVVADGLYFPNGLALTPDESALMLVETATHRLLRVELPGGRATVLADLPAYPDNVSAVGDGTYWIALPSPRLPIMERLLPHPRVRQIVALLPGAVQPQPRRYGLVALVDDAGRVLRTLHGPSGAYPMVTGVRQHGRQLWLGSLTATGVARVDLD from the coding sequence ATGGCCGTGTCTGTGCCCCGCCCGCGTGCGCCCCTGCTGATCCGGCCGGTCCGTGAGCCGGCCACCGTGCCGCCGCCGCTGGACGGGCCCTGGGCCCCCGGCGACACCCGGCTCGATCGTGCCGACCTGCTGCCGCTGCCCGCCGGCGGGCACGGGCCGGAGGACGTGGTCGTCGACGGCGAGGGCCGGGCGATCAGTGGCGACGAGGACGGCCGGCTCTGGTGGTGGCCGGCGGACGCCCCGGCCGGCACCCGGCCCACGCTGCTCGCCGAGACCGGCGGCCGGCCGCTCGGCATCGAGCTGGACCCGGTCGACGGCGGGTTGCTGGTCTGCGACGCCTACCGGGGGCTGCTGCGGGTCGACCCGGCCGGCGCGGTGCATGAGCTGACCGGCAGCGGGCCGCCGGTGCACCTGGCCGACAACGCGGCGGTCGCCCGGGACGGCACCGTCTACTTCACCGACTCCTCCGACCGGTTCCCGCTGTCCCAGTGGAAACGCGACCTGCTGGAGCACCGGCCCAACGGCCGGGTGCTGGCCTACGACCGGCGCAGCGGGCGCACCGACGTGGTGGCGGACGGGCTCTACTTCCCCAACGGGCTGGCGCTCACCCCGGACGAGTCGGCGCTGATGCTGGTCGAGACCGCCACCCACCGGCTGCTGCGGGTCGAGCTTCCGGGCGGGCGGGCCACCGTGCTGGCCGACCTGCCGGCCTACCCGGACAACGTCTCCGCGGTCGGCGACGGGACGTACTGGATCGCGCTGCCCAGCCCTCGCCTGCCGATCATGGAGCGGCTGCTGCCCCATCCCCGGGTGCGGCAGATCGTCGCCCTGCTGCCGGGCGCGGTGCAGCCGCAGCCCCGCCGCTACGGGCTGGTCGCGCTGGTCGACGACGCGGGACGGGTGCTGCGTACGCTGCACGGCCCGAGCGGGGCGTACCCGATGGTCACCGGCGTGCGGCAGCACGGCCGGCAGCTCTGGCTGGGCAGCCTGACCGCGACCGGCGTGGCCCGCGTCGACCTGGACTGA
- a CDS encoding STAS domain-containing protein translates to MADSGDRFHVATEVHDQVVVLRPVGEIDIATVTAFRAALWAAPARPVLRVDLSGVRLLSAAGVRALVAAHLRVRARGGELVLVDPDPVVSRVLRVTGLHRVLPVRESTRPPELLACAA, encoded by the coding sequence ATGGCAGACAGCGGCGACCGCTTCCACGTGGCGACGGAGGTGCACGACCAGGTGGTCGTGCTGCGCCCGGTCGGCGAGATCGACATCGCCACCGTGACGGCGTTCCGGGCCGCGCTCTGGGCGGCGCCGGCGCGGCCGGTGCTGCGGGTCGACCTGTCCGGCGTCCGGCTGCTCTCCGCGGCCGGGGTGCGCGCGTTGGTCGCCGCGCACCTGCGGGTGCGGGCGCGCGGCGGCGAGCTGGTGCTGGTCGACCCCGACCCGGTGGTCTCCCGGGTGCTGCGGGTGACCGGGCTGCACCGGGTGCTCCCGGTGCGCGAGTCGACCCGCCCGCCGGAGCTGCTCGCCTGCGCGGCCTGA
- a CDS encoding FKBP-type peptidyl-prolyl cis-trans isomerase, which produces MDKPEVGPIEGAPPADLVIEDITVGDGPEARPGQLASVHYVGVAHSTGREFDASWNRGETFEFPLGGGQVIAGWDQGVIGMKVGGRRRLTIPPHLGYGARGAGGVIKPNETLVFVVDLLGVR; this is translated from the coding sequence ATGGACAAGCCCGAGGTTGGCCCGATCGAGGGCGCGCCGCCCGCCGATCTCGTCATCGAGGACATCACGGTCGGCGACGGCCCGGAGGCCCGCCCGGGCCAGCTGGCCAGCGTGCACTACGTGGGCGTGGCGCACTCGACCGGCCGCGAGTTCGACGCCTCGTGGAACCGGGGCGAGACGTTCGAGTTCCCGCTCGGCGGCGGCCAGGTCATCGCCGGCTGGGACCAGGGCGTGATCGGCATGAAGGTGGGCGGCCGGCGCCGGCTCACCATCCCGCCGCACCTGGGCTACGGCGCCCGCGGCGCCGGCGGCGTCATCAAGCCGAACGAGACGCTCGTCTTCGTGGTGGACCTGCTCGGCGTGCGCTGA
- a CDS encoding DoxX family membrane protein codes for MTATIERTPAATIAPAAETPRQKATRYVWAGLRLALGWTFLWAFLDKMFGLGHETPAKNAWINGGSPTKGFLGNAVAGPFADIYHDIAGAAWADWLFMLGLLGIGVALLLGIGTRIAAATGGLLLVLMWTAVLPPENNPFMDDHLIYAGLLAGLALVGAGNTLGLGRAWAKLPLVQRLPWLK; via the coding sequence ATGACCGCGACAATCGAGCGGACCCCCGCCGCCACCATCGCTCCGGCGGCCGAGACCCCCCGCCAGAAGGCCACCCGGTACGTCTGGGCCGGGCTGCGGCTCGCCCTGGGCTGGACGTTCCTCTGGGCCTTCCTCGACAAGATGTTCGGCCTGGGACACGAGACCCCGGCGAAGAACGCCTGGATCAACGGAGGCAGCCCGACCAAGGGCTTCCTGGGCAACGCGGTGGCCGGCCCGTTCGCGGACATCTACCACGACATCGCCGGCGCGGCCTGGGCGGACTGGCTGTTCATGCTCGGCCTGCTCGGCATCGGCGTGGCCCTGCTGCTCGGCATCGGCACCCGGATCGCCGCCGCCACCGGCGGGCTGCTCCTGGTCCTGATGTGGACGGCGGTGCTGCCTCCCGAGAACAACCCCTTCATGGACGACCACCTCATCTACGCGGGCCTGCTCGCCGGTCTGGCTCTGGTCGGCGCCGGCAACACCCTCGGCCTCGGCCGCGCCTGGGCGAAGCTCCCCCTGGTCCAGCGCCTCCCCTGGCTGAAGTGA
- a CDS encoding CBS domain-containing protein, with protein sequence MRTWQVADVMTRDVATVGEDTPYRDVVDVLVRERVSGVPVVDSFHRVLGVVSEADLLHKVERSGHPDERRVFEGRRRRAAREKAGALVARDLMTAPAVTTHERASLAATARLMDREAVKRLPVLDDLGRLAGIVTRGDLLRVHLRTDAEIREDVVHEVLRRVLSVRDGLVTVQVRGGEVTMDGRLDRRSAVDLAGRLAGQVAGVVAVHNAVGYDVDDTTLMELDPVHATPIA encoded by the coding sequence ATGAGGACGTGGCAGGTGGCCGACGTGATGACCAGGGACGTCGCGACGGTGGGCGAGGACACCCCGTACCGCGACGTCGTCGACGTGCTGGTCCGGGAACGGGTCAGCGGGGTTCCGGTGGTGGACTCGTTCCACCGCGTGCTCGGGGTGGTCTCCGAGGCGGACCTGCTGCACAAGGTGGAGCGCTCCGGCCACCCGGACGAGCGGCGGGTCTTCGAGGGGCGGCGCCGGCGTGCCGCCCGGGAGAAGGCGGGCGCGCTGGTGGCCCGCGACCTGATGACCGCGCCGGCGGTCACCACGCACGAGCGGGCGTCGCTGGCCGCGACGGCCCGGCTGATGGACCGCGAGGCGGTCAAGCGGCTGCCCGTCCTCGACGACCTGGGCCGGCTGGCCGGCATCGTGACCCGGGGCGACCTGCTCCGGGTGCACCTGCGCACCGACGCGGAGATCCGGGAGGACGTGGTGCACGAGGTGCTGCGTCGGGTGCTCTCCGTGCGGGACGGCCTGGTGACGGTCCAGGTCCGCGGCGGGGAGGTCACCATGGACGGACGGCTGGACCGGCGCAGCGCCGTCGACCTCGCCGGACGCCTGGCGGGCCAGGTCGCCGGCGTGGTCGCGGTGCACAACGCCGTCGGGTACGACGTGGACGACACCACCCTGATGGAGCTGGACCCGGTGCACGCCACCCCGATCGCCTGA
- a CDS encoding universal stress protein produces the protein MKQNRLIVVGVDGSDGGRRALDWAADEAAARGGTVQAVVAWRWDGIEAGPTTATNPTDERRHAEELLDRAIADLVRRQGAGHPVAGEVAEGRPADVLTAAARTADLLVLGSHGHNRLRHTVLGSVSEECVRKASCPVVVVPVPVPAARASTEPALRG, from the coding sequence ATGAAACAGAACCGACTGATCGTGGTGGGCGTCGACGGGTCGGACGGCGGCCGGCGCGCCCTGGACTGGGCCGCCGACGAGGCGGCGGCGCGTGGCGGCACGGTGCAGGCGGTGGTCGCCTGGCGGTGGGACGGCATCGAGGCGGGGCCGACCACCGCGACGAACCCGACCGACGAGCGGCGACACGCGGAGGAGCTGCTCGACCGGGCGATCGCGGACCTCGTCCGGCGGCAGGGTGCCGGCCACCCGGTCGCCGGGGAGGTGGCCGAGGGCCGGCCGGCGGACGTGCTGACCGCCGCCGCCCGTACGGCCGACCTGCTGGTGCTGGGCAGCCACGGGCACAACCGGCTGCGGCACACCGTGCTCGGCTCGGTCAGTGAGGAGTGCGTCCGCAAGGCGAGCTGCCCGGTGGTCGTGGTCCCGGTGCCGGTCCCGGCGGCCCGGGCCTCCACCGAGCCGGCGCTGCGCGGCTGA